From Methanobacterium congolense, one genomic window encodes:
- a CDS encoding phospholipase D-like domain-containing protein — MEVSKEKMDLIEKIRNYRGYREVQETLEFENKALTQENEELKQAFKDLKTEHINQEKLLKDVADLKKDRESLKKAIEDEKNKFNFLVTTPDSTSTVYGEIRNSLSKAKKEVLVCSPWITYLVEEFQGFQGRVDLKVVTNFRKEDIENKITDPDKLRVLRGLGAEVRYNNDVHAKILVIDSRVAIISSANLTKKGLRVNYEAGVKINDHNSVGMAKEFFKGIWDNSSPLTEDMIENLGDN, encoded by the coding sequence ATGGAAGTTTCCAAGGAGAAGATGGATCTCATTGAAAAAATAAGAAATTACAGGGGCTACAGGGAAGTCCAGGAAACACTGGAGTTTGAAAATAAAGCATTAACCCAAGAGAATGAGGAACTTAAACAGGCCTTCAAAGATCTAAAAACAGAACACATAAACCAGGAAAAACTCTTGAAGGATGTTGCAGACCTGAAAAAAGATAGAGAATCTTTGAAGAAAGCTATTGAAGATGAAAAGAATAAATTCAACTTTCTGGTCACAACTCCAGATTCAACTAGCACAGTTTACGGTGAAATAAGAAACAGTCTTTCAAAGGCCAAAAAGGAAGTTCTGGTCTGTTCACCCTGGATCACTTACCTTGTGGAGGAGTTCCAGGGTTTTCAGGGAAGGGTTGATCTGAAGGTTGTAACCAACTTCAGAAAAGAGGACATTGAAAATAAAATAACTGACCCTGATAAGCTCAGAGTTCTCCGCGGACTTGGTGCTGAAGTCCGCTACAACAACGATGTCCACGCCAAAATCCTTGTGATAGATTCTAGGGTTGCAATAATTTCATCAGCAAACCTCACAAAAAAGGGTTTGAGGGTTAACTATGAAGCAGGTGTCAAAATAAATGATCACAACTCTGTAGGGATGGCTAAAGAATTTTTTAAAGGAATTTGGGATAACAGTTCACCTTTAACCGAGGATATGATTGAAAATTTGGGAGATAACTGA
- a CDS encoding nucleotidyltransferase domain-containing protein: MGRNGIEEIKEFQKRVNEEFNPEVFILFGSRARGDYLKESDYDFIIVSRKFEGIHFLERIYRVLELWDYDWDVDILPYTPEEFSVKKDQIGIVNEAVKQGIVLEESI; this comes from the coding sequence ATGGGCAGAAATGGAATTGAAGAAATAAAAGAGTTCCAAAAAAGGGTTAATGAAGAGTTCAATCCAGAAGTATTCATCCTATTTGGAAGTCGGGCCCGTGGAGACTACTTAAAAGAAAGTGATTACGATTTCATAATTGTCAGCCGTAAATTTGAAGGCATTCATTTTCTGGAGCGGATCTATAGGGTCTTAGAGCTCTGGGACTACGACTGGGATGTTGACATACTCCCTTACACACCTGAAGAGTTCAGCGTGAAGAAGGATCAGATAGGGATAGTTAATGAAGCTGTTAAGCAGGGTATTGTGCTGGAAGAAAGTATTTAA
- a CDS encoding HEPN domain-containing protein: MGEYYVTAFFSQQATEKALKSLYIHKLKEPSGPTHSLLFLGKSVGIPEEFYTSLRKISPDFVITRYPDAAHGIPYDLYDEEIAKERLEISRKVLKWAEMELKK, from the coding sequence ATAGGAGAATATTATGTAACTGCTTTTTTCTCCCAACAAGCAACTGAAAAGGCTTTAAAATCCCTTTATATTCATAAATTAAAGGAACCATCAGGTCCAACACATTCTTTACTTTTTCTTGGAAAAAGTGTTGGAATTCCAGAAGAATTTTATACATCCCTTAGAAAGATAAGTCCAGATTTTGTTATAACACGATATCCCGACGCTGCACATGGGATTCCCTACGATTTATACGATGAAGAGATAGCTAAGGAAAGATTAGAAATATCAAGAAAGGTGTTAAAATGGGCAGAAATGGAATTGAAGAAATAA
- a CDS encoding PD-(D/E)XK nuclease family protein, translating to MTLSTRNKPYIIPEYNLTGALLPYLTCGLQYRYQNKGTLPPSMPIQLWFGNFIHGVMEEAFLRWNEMDWKDFPWDWKTQIRDIELEIDKRMRSRGLQPPANLFCPFKEGDEGLGLCPDHDHPHKLVASIRAEAAINTWGPHLFPLIDDSEVKLKGIRDMPHYQKGTSRSNYYGITGVIDVLSSVKMDEASDKNLIIKYLHNNPAFQYKLEKLEKPEYEIIVDYKGMKRPAVPSPSWDHHDWQVLTYSWLRSMQPESQPVLVGMLFYLNELSLFKEDLKELKKDVEEGKTDIKPYADDLENILKWNPHSKVPSLSDSLKKLRSVRIIPVDYDNQRRSLTEFDAVVGEIEESIISEVNGHGIQASWKANPDKRTCDACDFRTFCRESKTGKGFPTVP from the coding sequence ATGACTCTTTCAACCCGTAACAAACCCTACATCATACCTGAGTACAATTTAACAGGCGCACTTCTCCCCTACCTGACCTGCGGCCTGCAGTACCGCTACCAGAACAAGGGAACCCTACCACCGTCCATGCCAATCCAGCTGTGGTTCGGTAACTTCATACACGGGGTCATGGAGGAGGCCTTCCTCAGATGGAATGAGATGGACTGGAAGGACTTCCCATGGGACTGGAAGACCCAGATAAGGGATATTGAACTGGAAATTGATAAGAGAATGCGTTCCAGGGGACTTCAACCACCTGCAAACCTCTTCTGCCCCTTCAAAGAGGGTGATGAAGGCCTTGGACTCTGCCCTGACCATGACCATCCGCACAAGCTCGTTGCAAGCATAAGGGCAGAAGCAGCCATAAACACGTGGGGACCACATTTATTTCCCTTGATAGATGACTCTGAGGTCAAATTAAAGGGTATAAGAGACATGCCCCACTACCAGAAGGGCACAAGCCGTTCAAACTACTACGGAATCACAGGTGTTATCGATGTTCTAAGCTCCGTTAAGATGGATGAGGCCTCAGATAAAAATTTAATCATCAAGTACCTCCACAACAACCCTGCATTCCAGTACAAGCTTGAAAAGCTTGAAAAACCTGAGTACGAGATAATCGTGGACTACAAGGGTATGAAGAGACCTGCAGTGCCATCTCCATCGTGGGATCATCATGACTGGCAGGTTTTAACCTACAGCTGGCTTCGGTCAATGCAGCCGGAATCCCAGCCTGTTCTCGTTGGAATGCTCTTCTACCTCAACGAACTCTCACTCTTCAAGGAAGACCTCAAGGAACTTAAAAAAGATGTTGAGGAGGGTAAAACAGACATAAAACCCTACGCAGATGACCTTGAGAACATACTCAAATGGAACCCACATTCAAAGGTACCATCATTATCAGATTCCCTGAAGAAGCTCAGATCAGTACGTATCATACCTGTTGACTACGACAACCAGAGGAGGTCCCTGACTGAATTCGACGCAGTGGTTGGTGAAATTGAGGAGAGCATAATCTCCGAGGTCAACGGCCATGGAATACAAGCTTCATGGAAGGCTAACCCTGATAAGCGTACCTGTGATGCCTGCGACTTCAGAACCTTTTGCAGGGAGAGTAAAACTGGTAAGGGTTTTCCAACAGTGCCTTGA
- a CDS encoding nucleotidyltransferase domain-containing protein — MQNIKRYRITDIQRKKVVGTIRSVLMGKNEILFAYIHGSFLQNQFRDVDLAIYLDEDITKKEALHFELSLERELEESSCFPADVRTLNYSPLSFKFNSFKDGNLLMSRDEVLRSDFESLTMNEYHDFNFYRKRYMKEVFGLD, encoded by the coding sequence ATGCAGAATATTAAAAGATACAGAATTACAGATATCCAGAGGAAAAAGGTAGTGGGTACAATTCGTTCTGTTCTAATGGGAAAGAATGAGATTCTTTTTGCTTACATTCATGGATCTTTTCTGCAGAACCAATTCAGGGATGTTGACCTGGCTATTTACCTAGATGAGGATATCACTAAGAAGGAAGCTCTGCACTTTGAACTTTCTCTGGAACGAGAACTTGAGGAATCTTCTTGTTTTCCAGCAGATGTTAGAACATTGAACTACTCTCCATTATCCTTCAAATTCAATTCCTTTAAGGATGGAAATCTTTTGATGAGTCGGGATGAAGTCTTAAGAAGTGATTTTGAATCTTTAACCATGAACGAGTACCATGATTTCAATTTTTACAGGAAAAGATACATGAAAGAGGTTTTTGGCCTTGATTGA
- a CDS encoding AAA family ATPase — translation MIVESIILENWKKFRDPVEIQFQDGLNVIHGPNESGKTTLMESLRTILFSKHSSRSKNIKAIIPFDSQLAPQAMVTFRNNGDRYKVTKRFIQPMSALEKWNMNGWERLSEGDAADRAVASITGGELPRTGDTKPQFWGVSQCLWMVQGEPIISDELNSETFSSLQRMIGASIESGEEKRILEVLNERFSEYYTATRKDRKQSPLLKLEESLKEEKEELQKSREKLHRKDELMRNLEDNEFMKNKKTLTLKEAREELSDLQKTIEEARNHKEERERLAGEVENLNTHYNTLKEKINDITHTSEEIDDLESKNDSLEKDKKLQESELLKAESSIKQVKEEVEDLKSTMEEFSEEKTTASIAHSTVLREIQLEDKGSMLKEMNGLKEELESKEEQYRSINAPSRSQLDEIETLKNSIRDTRTKLDAIGLNIHASGELDGSIYLDGEEFTLDREDRKWNAYQSVRIELENGSFEIKSGNEDVKLLKSELEDMEIKCASLTAPYNETELEPLRELLNTKKGLKIRIDQIKKDLAKKGGMDSLVRDVAELEAKIQRNWSKIPDDSPFKNCMDGDKNDLADLLSEKINKIEEKEVFLKDNESKLQSKLKELQDQYTATDKYISQMENRVKSNQEFIEKYRERLRSLEEDGITVDSIEAQQNDISMKLERKERTLKIYQDEMEEKEEKPTKDYSNSENRVTRLEEDVKDLELSHVRMESDLNNLTHDFTDMNILEESINEKEKTLEDMKNDTAAIELLYDLTMHYKENTIVSLTDPIKRIVTDDLEKILGPKYSLEFDNKLKPCSVTPEGREAEALLDALSFGTQEQIWCIFRLALGRLLSKEDRQLVVLDDPLVNTDPLRMHHALDVLEESARDMQVFVVTCDVDKYNALSDARFISMENL, via the coding sequence ATGATCGTGGAAAGTATAATCCTTGAGAACTGGAAGAAGTTCAGGGATCCTGTGGAGATCCAGTTCCAGGATGGTTTGAATGTTATACATGGCCCCAATGAAAGTGGTAAAACCACCCTCATGGAATCCCTGAGAACCATTCTCTTCTCCAAACACTCAAGCAGATCCAAAAACATCAAAGCCATCATCCCCTTCGATTCCCAACTGGCACCTCAGGCCATGGTAACCTTTAGAAATAATGGGGACCGCTACAAGGTAACCAAAAGGTTCATCCAGCCAATGAGTGCCCTTGAGAAGTGGAACATGAATGGTTGGGAACGTTTATCCGAGGGGGATGCTGCAGATAGGGCTGTTGCAAGTATCACAGGTGGTGAGCTGCCTCGAACAGGTGATACCAAACCCCAGTTCTGGGGTGTAAGCCAGTGCCTCTGGATGGTTCAGGGAGAACCCATAATCAGTGATGAACTCAACAGTGAAACCTTTTCATCCCTGCAACGCATGATCGGTGCATCGATAGAGTCTGGGGAAGAGAAGAGAATTCTTGAGGTACTGAATGAAAGATTTTCAGAGTACTACACAGCAACAAGGAAGGATAGAAAACAATCTCCCCTGTTAAAGTTAGAAGAATCCTTGAAAGAGGAAAAAGAAGAACTCCAAAAATCCAGGGAGAAACTCCACAGAAAGGATGAACTCATGCGTAACCTCGAAGACAACGAGTTCATGAAGAACAAGAAGACATTGACCTTAAAGGAAGCGCGTGAAGAACTTTCGGATCTTCAAAAAACCATTGAAGAAGCCAGAAACCATAAAGAAGAAAGGGAAAGGTTAGCTGGTGAAGTTGAAAATCTCAACACACATTACAACACCCTGAAGGAAAAAATCAACGACATCACCCATACAAGTGAAGAGATAGATGATCTGGAATCTAAAAATGATTCCTTAGAAAAAGATAAAAAACTACAAGAATCAGAGCTATTGAAAGCTGAATCTAGTATAAAACAGGTTAAAGAAGAAGTTGAAGATCTTAAATCCACCATGGAAGAGTTTTCAGAAGAAAAAACAACGGCGAGCATAGCCCACAGTACAGTTTTGAGGGAAATTCAGCTTGAGGATAAAGGTTCCATGCTTAAGGAAATGAATGGCCTTAAGGAGGAACTTGAATCCAAGGAGGAACAGTACAGATCCATCAATGCACCTTCAAGATCCCAGCTGGATGAAATTGAAACCCTCAAAAACAGTATAAGGGACACCAGGACCAAATTAGATGCTATTGGCCTGAACATCCATGCTTCAGGAGAGTTAGATGGTTCAATATACCTCGACGGGGAAGAATTCACATTAGACAGAGAAGATAGGAAGTGGAATGCCTATCAATCCGTTAGAATAGAACTGGAAAATGGTAGTTTTGAAATTAAAAGTGGAAATGAGGATGTTAAGCTCCTGAAATCTGAACTTGAGGATATGGAAATTAAATGTGCCAGTTTAACAGCACCCTACAATGAAACAGAATTGGAACCCTTGAGAGAACTTTTAAACACTAAAAAGGGTTTAAAAATTAGGATCGATCAAATCAAGAAGGATCTGGCTAAAAAAGGTGGTATGGATTCACTTGTGAGGGATGTTGCAGAACTCGAAGCTAAGATCCAGCGTAACTGGAGTAAGATTCCAGATGATTCACCCTTCAAGAACTGTATGGATGGGGACAAAAATGATCTTGCAGATTTACTATCAGAAAAGATCAACAAAATTGAAGAAAAGGAAGTCTTCCTTAAGGATAATGAGAGCAAACTTCAATCTAAACTGAAAGAGCTTCAAGATCAGTACACTGCAACTGACAAGTACATATCTCAGATGGAAAACAGGGTAAAAAGTAACCAAGAGTTCATTGAAAAATACCGTGAACGTTTAAGAAGTTTAGAGGAAGATGGAATTACAGTTGATTCCATTGAAGCCCAACAGAACGATATCTCCATGAAACTTGAAAGAAAGGAAAGAACACTAAAGATCTATCAGGATGAAATGGAAGAGAAGGAAGAAAAGCCCACAAAAGATTACAGTAACTCTGAAAACAGAGTAACACGGTTGGAAGAGGATGTTAAGGATTTGGAACTTTCACATGTCCGTATGGAGTCTGACCTCAATAACCTCACCCATGATTTCACCGACATGAACATCCTTGAGGAATCTATCAATGAGAAGGAGAAGACCCTTGAAGATATGAAAAATGATACAGCTGCCATTGAACTTCTCTACGATCTGACCATGCACTACAAGGAGAACACCATCGTTTCCCTAACGGATCCAATCAAGAGAATCGTGACAGATGATCTTGAGAAGATATTGGGTCCCAAGTACTCCTTGGAGTTTGATAATAAGTTGAAACCATGTTCTGTAACACCTGAAGGTCGTGAAGCTGAGGCATTACTTGATGCACTTTCATTTGGTACCCAGGAACAGATATGGTGTATATTTAGACTTGCACTGGGAAGACTTTTGAGTAAGGAGGATAGGCAGCTGGTGGTGCTTGACGATCCCCTTGTTAACACGGATCCATTAAGGATGCACCATGCTCTGGATGTGCTTGAGGAGAGTGCCAGGGATATGCAGGTCTTCGTTGTTACCTGTGATGTTGATAAGTACAACGCACTCAGTGATGCTAGGTTCATATCCATGGAAAATCTTTAG
- a CDS encoding metallophosphoesterase family protein produces MVRFLHTADWHLGIKYSRLGGKADLAREIRMETVRRLLESGEDVDFILVAGDLFDGNEVDSSLIHETCKNLSGIGTPVYILPGNHDPLTRDSAYNNPVWDAAGNIHILKEAEPVNLPGDVTLYPCPVKQKQSKEDPTAGIEREDNKISIGLAHGNLQIPGFTDESNFPINPKRADTADLDYLALGEWHSLFQYEEKTLYPGTPETTKFGENNSGNAVMVDLERGEKPIIKPSHVGKLRWEQMESNINGLEDIKSLETSLENQENLVLNLKLRGVVGQDSFDYLENFKANDLFFFNLNMDDLYLKPNMLEFQAMIPEGSYVPKTFQALMALMKYHPKTQELSGISAEDAEAIFRDVKDLESVQNASPEVLKRASLMLYQMVKEVSQ; encoded by the coding sequence ATGGTGAGGTTTTTACACACTGCAGATTGGCATTTGGGAATTAAATACTCCAGGTTAGGGGGTAAAGCTGACCTGGCTCGTGAAATTCGGATGGAAACTGTTCGAAGGTTGTTGGAAAGTGGGGAGGATGTTGATTTTATACTGGTGGCTGGGGACTTATTCGATGGCAACGAAGTTGATTCCAGTTTGATCCATGAAACATGCAAGAATCTATCAGGTATTGGAACACCAGTTTACATACTGCCTGGAAACCATGACCCACTCACAAGGGATTCAGCTTACAACAACCCTGTGTGGGATGCAGCTGGTAACATCCACATATTAAAGGAGGCTGAACCTGTGAACCTTCCAGGTGATGTTACACTTTATCCATGTCCTGTGAAGCAGAAACAGTCCAAGGAGGATCCCACAGCAGGGATAGAAAGGGAGGACAACAAGATCTCAATTGGACTTGCCCATGGAAACCTCCAGATACCAGGTTTCACAGATGAGTCTAACTTCCCAATCAATCCAAAGAGGGCTGATACTGCAGATCTTGATTACCTGGCACTTGGTGAATGGCATTCACTCTTCCAGTATGAAGAAAAAACCCTTTACCCTGGAACTCCTGAAACAACCAAATTTGGTGAAAACAACAGTGGTAATGCAGTGATGGTTGACCTTGAGAGGGGTGAAAAACCCATAATCAAACCATCACATGTGGGTAAGCTCAGATGGGAGCAGATGGAATCAAATATCAACGGTTTAGAAGATATAAAAAGCCTTGAAACAAGTTTAGAGAACCAGGAAAATCTGGTTTTAAACCTCAAGTTGAGGGGTGTTGTTGGTCAGGATTCCTTCGATTACCTTGAAAACTTCAAAGCCAATGATTTATTCTTTTTCAACCTCAACATGGATGATCTCTATTTGAAGCCCAACATGCTGGAGTTCCAGGCCATGATACCCGAGGGTTCCTACGTTCCAAAGACATTCCAAGCTTTGATGGCCCTTATGAAGTACCATCCCAAGACCCAGGAGCTTTCAGGTATATCAGCTGAGGATGCTGAAGCCATCTTTAGGGACGTAAAGGACCTGGAGAGTGTGCAGAACGCCAGTCCCGAAGTTCTTAAAAGAGCGTCTTTAATGCTTTATCAGATGGTTAAGGAGGTTTCACAATGA
- a CDS encoding 4a-hydroxytetrahydrobiopterin dehydratase — MQDLTKNEMEIKVASLNGNWKLNTPKLEKVFEFENFKEALEFVTKVGEIADEIQHHPDVQISYGTVILNIYTHDTQGITDLDFKLAERIDSLESNNDAEVLDNMDMLKNGSDFEKRKAAGRLGNLRDERAVNLLIKALDDDDRFVQRASARSLGKIGNEKAIKPLIRILGFVDPEFRWAAKEALVEIGEASEDDLISIMESKNYHQREMAIEALSEIGSEKAGISIKKALSDGESKVRWRAARAVSKWYDEETVNTLKELSKKDPDRKVRDEAIKSLNIVESMVKSLFNDFEKHLDYISTDIRSKNIKGGKSFSSPKKMFFSAHFASPYRVRFYLYQGSKGIKELEKMKGDPQWGAIYLQKEEDLEKVLEAVKKSYIITKKDFG, encoded by the coding sequence TTGCAAGATCTAACCAAAAACGAAATGGAAATTAAAGTTGCATCTTTAAATGGAAACTGGAAATTAAATACCCCAAAATTAGAAAAGGTTTTTGAGTTTGAAAACTTTAAAGAAGCTTTAGAATTCGTTACCAAGGTAGGGGAAATTGCTGATGAAATTCAACACCATCCAGACGTGCAGATCTCATACGGAACAGTGATCTTGAACATATACACCCATGACACACAGGGCATTACAGATCTAGACTTCAAACTAGCTGAAAGAATAGATTCACTTGAATCCAACAACGATGCAGAAGTTCTAGACAATATGGACATGCTCAAAAATGGATCTGATTTTGAAAAAAGAAAAGCTGCTGGAAGGTTAGGTAACCTAAGAGATGAAAGAGCTGTAAATTTATTAATAAAAGCATTAGATGATGATGACAGATTCGTTCAGAGGGCTTCTGCCAGATCCCTAGGTAAAATAGGGAATGAAAAGGCAATTAAACCTTTGATTCGAATTTTGGGTTTTGTTGATCCAGAGTTCAGATGGGCTGCAAAGGAGGCTCTTGTGGAAATTGGGGAAGCTTCAGAGGATGATCTAATTTCCATCATGGAATCGAAAAATTATCACCAGCGTGAAATGGCAATAGAAGCCTTAAGTGAGATTGGAAGTGAAAAAGCTGGCATATCCATAAAAAAAGCTCTTTCAGATGGGGAGAGCAAAGTTCGTTGGAGAGCTGCCAGAGCTGTATCTAAATGGTACGATGAAGAAACTGTGAACACCCTCAAGGAGTTATCTAAAAAAGATCCAGACCGTAAAGTTAGAGATGAAGCAATTAAATCTCTTAATATTGTGGAATCTATGGTAAAAAGTTTATTTAATGACTTTGAAAAACATTTGGATTATATAAGTACAGATATTAGAAGTAAAAATATCAAGGGCGGTAAATCCTTCAGTTCTCCTAAAAAGATGTTCTTTTCAGCTCACTTTGCAAGTCCATACAGAGTCAGATTTTACTTATATCAAGGCAGCAAAGGAATAAAAGAGTTGGAAAAAATGAAGGGTGATCCTCAGTGGGGAGCTATTTACCTCCAGAAAGAGGAGGATCTTGAGAAAGTGCTTGAAGCTGTTAAAAAATCTTATATAATCACTAAAAAAGATTTTGGATGA
- a CDS encoding DEAD/DEAH box helicase family protein: protein MVKESESDFYRKYDLIKARKKPSKINLAAHQVEAETNLMNWLDKDIPGNKGGILVLPTGGGKTFTAVRFLCQGPLSKGYKVLWLAHTHHLLEQAYYSFGPREIDQSRGFEVGYIQEPREKLNVRVVSGTQEHFNIQQIEPDDDVIISTLQTVSSGYKRKQPHLMKFLESAGDKLFVIFDEAHHSPAPSYRNLILNLREQFSQMYLLGLTATPTYTDDKKKGWLKELFPQDILYQVTLNDLMAQSILAKPLFEDSHTDVEPDFDEREYKKWVNTYRDLPENIIDQLAQNRSRNQFIAQAYAKNKDKYGKTLIFADRWSQCVQLCEFLRKEGIRAGTMFSHVHQTGTGRIIGGGDANAKVLNKFRNDELDVLVNIRMLTEGTDVPDVNTVFLTRQTTSKILLTQMIGRALRGPKFGGTDLAYIVSFVDNWNQKINWAEWDPLGGEIIPIDTPIPIRAPLDLISIDLVRRLSRLMFQNKGIEVGPFLKNVPIGWYQTKFYVQSQNQDDYEETSRLVMVFEDEKESYANFMGYLESIDLSEFESEENSFDSKSEILGEWAETFFDLENSLDDNISSNLFNVACHMGQEKERPPFFEFEERKNHDMDKLARKYQNLQLFEVDDKLKLEFNREDRYWDTIYPNYDSFINQFYACVRRMNELKKEISDDVYGTGNKGDDELDDETKREVKKKYPSCLCCGEEKKKLLEVDHINPRYFGGNNSIDNLQTLCRYCNTTKNTLEIDFRTKLTPLTKAPETLRYFNPPRSHIKDDETWNKYIKRIFNMFYCASAVKTLNRDSNGEWRVELYPGNDPKWLRPYLEGLTNKISDNREYWGLDELKKIIVV from the coding sequence ATGGTTAAAGAAAGTGAAAGCGATTTTTACAGAAAGTACGACCTGATAAAGGCTAGAAAGAAACCTTCCAAAATAAATTTGGCAGCACATCAAGTAGAAGCAGAAACAAACCTTATGAACTGGCTTGACAAGGACATCCCAGGTAACAAGGGTGGAATATTGGTTCTACCTACAGGTGGTGGTAAAACATTCACTGCTGTGAGGTTTTTATGTCAAGGACCATTATCCAAGGGTTATAAAGTTCTTTGGTTAGCACATACTCACCATTTACTTGAACAAGCATATTACAGCTTTGGACCTCGTGAAATAGATCAGAGCAGAGGTTTTGAAGTAGGTTACATCCAGGAGCCTAGGGAAAAACTCAACGTCAGGGTTGTTTCTGGAACACAGGAACATTTCAATATCCAACAGATTGAACCCGATGATGATGTGATTATAAGTACCTTACAAACCGTAAGTAGTGGTTACAAACGAAAACAACCTCATTTGATGAAATTTTTAGAATCTGCAGGTGATAAACTCTTTGTAATCTTCGATGAAGCTCACCATTCTCCAGCTCCAAGTTATCGTAACCTCATCCTTAATTTGAGGGAGCAGTTTTCACAGATGTACCTTTTAGGACTTACAGCAACACCAACTTACACTGATGATAAGAAAAAGGGATGGTTAAAGGAACTATTCCCACAGGACATTCTTTATCAGGTTACTTTGAATGATTTGATGGCTCAAAGCATACTTGCAAAACCATTATTTGAGGACTCTCACACAGATGTTGAACCAGACTTCGATGAGCGGGAGTACAAGAAGTGGGTTAACACCTACAGGGATCTACCTGAAAACATAATCGATCAACTAGCACAAAATAGGAGTCGAAACCAGTTCATTGCACAAGCATATGCTAAAAATAAGGACAAATACGGCAAAACACTTATCTTTGCAGATAGATGGAGCCAATGTGTCCAACTATGTGAATTTTTACGCAAAGAAGGAATAAGGGCAGGCACCATGTTCAGCCATGTTCATCAAACTGGTACAGGTAGGATCATTGGTGGTGGAGATGCAAACGCCAAGGTCTTGAATAAATTCAGAAATGATGAACTGGACGTTCTGGTTAATATACGCATGTTAACTGAGGGTACTGATGTTCCAGATGTAAACACAGTCTTTTTAACGAGACAAACCACCAGTAAAATTCTTTTAACTCAAATGATTGGAAGGGCCCTCAGAGGTCCTAAGTTTGGTGGAACAGATTTAGCTTACATAGTCTCCTTTGTGGATAATTGGAATCAAAAGATCAACTGGGCAGAATGGGATCCTCTTGGAGGAGAGATTATTCCTATTGATACTCCTATTCCCATTAGAGCTCCATTGGACTTAATTTCAATCGATCTTGTCAGACGTTTATCAAGATTGATGTTTCAGAATAAAGGTATTGAAGTTGGCCCTTTTTTAAAGAACGTTCCAATTGGATGGTATCAAACGAAGTTTTACGTTCAATCTCAGAATCAGGATGATTACGAAGAAACAAGTAGGCTTGTAATGGTTTTTGAGGATGAAAAAGAATCCTATGCTAATTTCATGGGCTATCTTGAGTCAATAGATCTGTCTGAATTTGAGAGTGAGGAGAACAGTTTCGATTCAAAATCTGAAATTTTAGGTGAATGGGCTGAAACCTTCTTCGATCTTGAAAATAGTTTGGATGACAATATAAGTAGTAATCTCTTTAATGTTGCCTGTCACATGGGTCAGGAAAAAGAAAGACCTCCATTTTTCGAGTTTGAAGAGAGAAAAAATCATGACATGGATAAACTCGCTCGAAAATACCAAAACCTACAGCTCTTTGAGGTTGATGATAAATTAAAACTCGAATTTAATAGGGAGGATAGATACTGGGACACAATTTATCCAAACTACGACTCATTTATTAACCAGTTTTATGCATGTGTGCGCAGAATGAACGAATTAAAGAAAGAGATATCTGATGATGTATACGGCACTGGAAATAAGGGTGACGATGAGTTAGATGATGAAACCAAAAGAGAAGTGAAGAAAAAGTATCCAAGTTGTCTTTGCTGTGGAGAAGAAAAGAAAAAACTTCTGGAAGTGGATCATATCAATCCACGTTACTTCGGAGGAAACAATTCAATAGACAACTTGCAAACCCTCTGCAGATACTGTAACACCACTAAAAACACTCTGGAAATTGATTTTAGAACCAAATTAACACCTCTAACAAAAGCCCCAGAAACGTTGAGATACTTCAATCCTCCACGAAGTCACATCAAAGATGATGAAACTTGGAATAAATACATCAAAAGAATCTTCAACATGTTTTACTGTGCCAGTGCCGTAAAAACTCTTAATAGGGATTCAAATGGTGAATGGAGAGTTGAATTATATCCCGGTAACGATCCTAAATGGTTAAGGCCTTATTTAGAAGGTTTGACCAATAAAATTAGTGATAATAGAGAATATTGGGGTTTAGATGAACTTAAAAAGATAATCGTAGTTTGA